From a single Nicotiana tabacum cultivar K326 chromosome 8, ASM71507v2, whole genome shotgun sequence genomic region:
- the LOC142163247 gene encoding uncharacterized protein LOC142163247 — protein sequence MFVGEDIVETYDSWRMFYDGAANFKGVGIGAILVSKVGQHYQESAKLRFPYTNNMAEYEACILGLRLAINTNIQELMVIGDSDLLVHKVLGKWATKKTKILPYLHCVQDLIKRFTKIEFKHVSRIKNEFADAVATLSSIIQHSDKNFIDHIPIEIRKQPAYCAHVEEEFDGNP from the coding sequence atgttcgtaggagaagatattgtcGAAACATACGATAGTTGGAGGATGTTTTacgatggagccgcaaacttcaagggagtgggcattggagctaTTTTAGTATCAAAAGTCGGTCAACATTATCAGGAATCCGCAAAGCTCAGATTCCCTTACAcaaacaatatggcagaatatgaggcttgcatcttgggactcagatTGGCCATCAACACGAATATTCAAGAGTTGATGGTAATCGGAGATTCAGATCTGTTGGTGCACAAAGTACTTGGAAAATGGGCTACCAAGAAAACTAAAATATTACCATACTTGCATTGTGTACAAGATTTgataaagaggttcacaaagatagaattcaaacacgTTTCGAGGATTaaaaatgagttcgcagatgcggtgGCTACCTTGTCTTCCATAATACAACAttcagacaagaatttcattgatcatATCCCAATAGAGATTCGTaagcagccagcttattgtgctcatgttgaagaagagtttgaTGGAAATCCCTGA